The following proteins are encoded in a genomic region of Salvelinus namaycush isolate Seneca unplaced genomic scaffold, SaNama_1.0 Scaffold2334, whole genome shotgun sequence:
- the LOC120038694 gene encoding velvet complex subunit B-like, which yields MNPPSTPYHYITNHTEPTLGAPYQLRHTLTMNPPSTPCQLRHHHNDPPRPPTSYVTHHNEPTLDPLPATYVTHHHEPPLDPLNQLTSHTTRTPPSTHATSCVTPTLKTTLDPPTSYVITTLNQPSTPTSYITPH from the exons atgaacccaccctcgaccccctatcACTACATCACAAACCACACTGAACCCACCCTCGGAGCCCCCTACCAGCTACGTCACACACtcacaatgaacccaccctcgaccccctgccAGCTACGTCACCACCACAATGACCCACCTCGACCCCCTACCagctacgtcacacaccacaatgaacccaccctcgaccccctaccaGCTAC CTACGTCACACACCACCATGAACCCCCCCTCGACCCCCTAAACCAGCTAACGTCACACACCACAAGAACCCCACCCTCGACCCACGCTACCAGCTGCGTCACACCCACACTGAAAACCACCCTCGACCCCCCTACCAGCTACGTCATCACCACACTGAACCAGCCCTCGACCCCCACCAGCTACATCACACCACActga